One segment of Mycolicibacterium sp. YH-1 DNA contains the following:
- a CDS encoding ABC transporter ATP-binding protein: MTGARLHADKLCVELGGRRILHEVSVRAEPGQVIGIVGPNGCGKSTLLRSLVRILRPTSGSIHIDGVDVQTIPVRQSACTVAAVLQDVTGDFDLRARDVVAMGRAPYKRMFQRDGVADERIVDDALRMVGVGHLGDRPIASMSGGERQRVLIARALAQQPRLLVLDEPTNHLDVRHQFDVLALPAALGITAVVALHDLNLAAHFCDVVHVLDGGREVCCGPPGEVLTTELLAQVYRVVASVRPHPDTGRPQVNYDPGARERDFAGGGLVG, translated from the coding sequence ATGACCGGCGCCCGCCTGCACGCCGACAAGCTGTGCGTGGAGCTCGGTGGTCGCCGCATCCTGCACGAGGTGTCGGTGCGCGCCGAGCCCGGCCAGGTGATCGGCATCGTCGGGCCCAATGGATGCGGCAAGTCGACGCTGCTGCGCAGTCTGGTGCGGATCCTGCGCCCGACGAGCGGGTCGATTCACATCGACGGCGTCGACGTGCAGACGATTCCGGTGCGGCAGTCCGCGTGCACCGTGGCCGCCGTCCTGCAGGACGTCACCGGCGACTTCGACCTGCGGGCGCGCGACGTCGTCGCGATGGGACGCGCGCCCTACAAGCGAATGTTCCAGCGGGACGGCGTCGCCGACGAGCGGATCGTCGACGACGCGCTGCGGATGGTCGGGGTCGGCCACCTCGGTGATCGGCCCATCGCCTCGATGTCGGGTGGGGAACGGCAGCGGGTTCTGATCGCGCGTGCGCTCGCACAACAGCCCCGGCTGCTCGTCCTGGACGAGCCGACCAACCACCTCGATGTCCGCCACCAGTTCGACGTGCTGGCGCTGCCCGCCGCGCTGGGCATCACCGCGGTGGTCGCACTGCACGACCTCAACCTCGCCGCGCACTTCTGCGATGTGGTCCATGTGCTGGATGGAGGGCGCGAGGTGTGCTGCGGGCCTCCGGGCGAGGTGCTGACGACCGAGCTTCTGGCGCAGGTCTACCGGGTGGTGGCCAGCGTGCGGCCGCACCCTGACACCGGGCGGCCGCAGGTGAACTACGACCCGGGGGCCCGGGAGCGCGATTTCGCAGGTGGGGGGCTCGTCGGGTAA
- the rpsF gene encoding 30S ribosomal protein S6 → MRPYEIMVILDPTLDERTVAPSLETFLNVIRKDGGSVDKVDIWGRRRLAYEIAKHGEGIYAVIDVKAEPATVSELDRQLGLNESVLRTKVMRTDKH, encoded by the coding sequence ATGCGTCCATACGAAATCATGGTCATCCTTGACCCCACTCTCGACGAGCGGACTGTAGCTCCGTCGTTGGAAACGTTCCTGAACGTCATCCGCAAGGATGGCGGCTCCGTCGACAAGGTCGACATCTGGGGACGTCGCCGGCTGGCGTACGAGATCGCCAAGCACGGTGAGGGCATCTATGCCGTCATCGACGTGAAGGCCGAACCGGCCACGGTGTCGGAGCTGGATCGCCAGCTCGGCTTGAACGAGTCCGTGCTGCGGACCAAGGTCATGCGGACCGACAAGCACTAG
- a CDS encoding single-stranded DNA-binding protein: MAGDTIITVVGNLTADPELRFTPSGAAVANFTVASTPRTFDRQTNEWKDGEALFLRCNIWREAAENVAESLTRGARVVVTGRLKQRSFETREGEKRTVVELEVDEIGPSLRYATAKVNKASRGGGGGGGGFGSGGGGGGGGSRPAEPPKDDPWGSAPASGSFSGADDEPPF, from the coding sequence GTGGCTGGTGACACCATCATCACCGTCGTCGGAAACCTGACCGCCGACCCCGAATTGCGCTTCACCCCGTCGGGTGCAGCCGTCGCGAACTTCACCGTCGCGTCGACACCGCGCACATTCGATCGTCAGACCAACGAGTGGAAGGACGGCGAAGCGCTGTTCCTCCGGTGCAACATCTGGCGTGAGGCGGCCGAGAACGTCGCCGAGAGCCTGACCCGCGGAGCGCGGGTGGTTGTCACCGGTCGGCTCAAGCAGCGTTCGTTCGAGACCCGCGAAGGTGAGAAGCGCACCGTCGTGGAGCTCGAGGTCGACGAGATCGGGCCGTCACTTCGTTACGCAACCGCCAAGGTCAACAAGGCCAGTCGCGGCGGTGGCGGTGGCGGCGGTGGATTCGGCAGCGGTGGCGGCGGAGGAGGCGGTGGCTCACGCCCCGCCGAGCCGCCCAAGGACGACCCGTGGGGCAGCGCGCCCGCATCGGGCTCGTTCAGCGGTGCCGACGACGAACCGCCCTTCTGA
- the rpsR gene encoding 30S ribosomal protein S18, translating into MAKTTSKRRPAPEKPVKTRKCVFCSKKGKSMNIDYKDTALLRTYISERGKIRARRVTGNCVQHQRDVAIAVKNAREVALLPFSSATR; encoded by the coding sequence ATGGCCAAGACGACAAGCAAGCGTCGGCCGGCGCCTGAGAAGCCGGTCAAGACCCGCAAGTGCGTGTTCTGCTCGAAGAAGGGCAAGAGCATGAACATTGACTACAAGGACACCGCACTGCTGCGGACCTACATCAGCGAGCGCGGCAAGATCCGTGCCCGCCGTGTGACCGGTAACTGCGTGCAGCACCAGCGTGACGTCGCGATCGCGGTGAAGAACGCCCGCGAGGTCGCGTTGCTGCCGTTCAGCTCGGCGACGCGGTAG
- the rplI gene encoding 50S ribosomal protein L9, which yields MKLILTAEVDHLGSAGDTVEVKDGYGRNFLLPRGLAIAASRGAERQANEIRRAREIKTVRDREHAVELKTAIEALGSVSLPARTAGDSGKLFGSVTTADVVSAIKKAGGPNLDKRTVELPKAHIKALGNHAITVRLHPEVSAALSLSVVAE from the coding sequence ATGAAACTGATTCTCACCGCTGAGGTCGACCATCTTGGGTCGGCTGGCGACACCGTTGAGGTGAAGGACGGCTACGGCCGCAACTTCCTGCTGCCCCGTGGTCTGGCGATCGCAGCGTCGCGTGGCGCCGAGCGCCAGGCGAACGAGATCCGTCGCGCCCGCGAGATCAAGACCGTCCGCGACCGCGAGCACGCCGTCGAGCTGAAGACCGCCATTGAGGCGCTCGGCTCGGTGTCGCTGCCCGCACGCACGGCCGGCGACAGCGGAAAGCTGTTCGGTTCGGTGACGACGGCCGACGTCGTCTCGGCCATCAAGAAGGCCGGCGGACCCAATCTCGACAAGCGGACCGTCGAGCTGCCCAAGGCGCACATCAAGGCGCTCGGCAATCACGCGATCACGGTGCGGTTGCACCCCGAGGTGAGCGCTGCGCTCTCACTGAGCGTCGTCGCCGAGTAA
- the dnaB gene encoding replicative DNA helicase, whose amino-acid sequence MAVVDDRGRSDTEAPPTSEEYGRQPPQDMAAEQSVLGGMLLSKDAIADVLESLRPGDFYRPAHQNVYDAILDLYGRGEPADAVTVAAELDRRGHLKRVGGHPYLHTLISTVPTAANAGFYAGIVAEKAMLRRLVEAGTRVVQYGYAGAEGAEVAQVVDRAQAEVYAVTDGRTSEDFVVLEDLLQPTMDEIDAIASHGGVSRGVPTGFTELDEVTNGLHGGQMIVVAARPGVGKALALDTPLPTPSGWTTMGEVAVGDHVIGADGLPTRVVAATEVMVGRPCFEVEFSDGTVIVADEQHQWLTDTRASRKSAQAAAVGYNRTKNQRTFAEVRTTGEIAETLRCPTVDQRLNHSVTNAKAIQGPERELLVPPYTLGAWLGDGTTASAQLTSADPEIVMRIEAEGSVARKSASAIYRYQLLLPEEPALDSRACVVCGTEFVPQTSQVRTCGRSCGGRARFISQPVPAPTCSRCGGTSCGLRLCQPCRNAVGTLQGRLRTIGVLGNKHIPIDYLRASEAQRRSLLAGLLDTDGTVTAGGSVQFSVTNPVLAHDFAELVVSLGYRAQTSTKRVKGRSEASSVAYTITFATEDEVFGLHRKAVLHKERRAAANTARSGSRFIVDVRAIESVPVRCVEVDNVDHMYLASHAMVPTHNSTLGLDFLRSCSIKNRMASILFSLEMSKTEIVMRLLSAEAKIKLADMRSGNMSDDDWTKLARRMSEISEAPLFIDDSPNLTMMEIRAKSRRLAQKSDLRLIVIDYLQLMSSGKKVESRQQEVSELSRNIKLLAKELSVPVVAMSQLNRGPEQRTDKKPQLSDLRESGSIEQDADMVVLLNRPDAFERDDPRGGEADLIIAKHRAGPTKTITVAHQLHLSRFTNMAH is encoded by the coding sequence GTGGCCGTCGTCGATGACCGGGGTCGTTCGGACACAGAGGCTCCGCCTACGAGCGAGGAATACGGCCGTCAGCCGCCTCAGGACATGGCCGCCGAGCAATCGGTACTGGGCGGCATGCTGCTGTCCAAGGACGCCATCGCCGACGTCTTGGAGTCGCTGCGGCCGGGCGACTTCTATCGTCCCGCGCACCAGAACGTCTACGACGCGATCCTCGACCTCTACGGCCGCGGTGAGCCCGCCGACGCCGTCACCGTCGCCGCCGAACTCGATCGCCGGGGACACCTCAAGCGCGTCGGCGGACACCCCTATCTGCACACCCTGATCTCCACCGTGCCGACTGCGGCCAACGCCGGCTTCTACGCGGGAATCGTCGCCGAGAAGGCGATGCTGCGCAGGCTTGTGGAGGCCGGTACGCGCGTCGTGCAGTACGGCTACGCCGGCGCCGAGGGTGCGGAGGTCGCCCAGGTGGTGGACCGCGCACAGGCCGAGGTCTACGCCGTCACCGACGGGCGCACGTCCGAGGACTTCGTGGTGCTCGAGGACCTGCTGCAGCCGACGATGGATGAGATCGACGCGATCGCCTCCCACGGTGGTGTGTCGCGAGGTGTGCCGACGGGCTTCACCGAACTCGACGAGGTGACCAACGGGCTGCATGGCGGCCAGATGATCGTCGTCGCGGCGCGGCCGGGTGTGGGCAAGGCTTTGGCGCTCGACACCCCGCTGCCGACGCCGTCCGGCTGGACGACCATGGGCGAGGTCGCGGTCGGCGATCACGTCATCGGAGCCGACGGACTGCCGACGCGGGTTGTTGCGGCCACCGAGGTCATGGTCGGGCGGCCGTGCTTCGAGGTCGAGTTCTCCGATGGCACGGTGATCGTCGCGGACGAGCAGCACCAGTGGCTCACCGACACCCGCGCCTCCCGTAAGTCCGCGCAGGCCGCGGCGGTCGGTTACAACCGGACCAAGAATCAGCGCACGTTCGCCGAGGTGCGCACCACGGGCGAGATCGCGGAGACTCTGCGCTGCCCGACAGTCGACCAGCGTTTGAACCACTCGGTCACGAACGCCAAGGCAATTCAAGGCCCCGAGCGCGAACTGCTTGTGCCCCCGTACACGCTGGGCGCCTGGTTGGGCGACGGCACTACGGCCTCTGCCCAACTCACCTCGGCCGATCCCGAGATCGTCATGCGCATCGAGGCCGAAGGTTCTGTGGCGCGGAAGTCCGCGTCGGCCATCTACCGCTACCAGTTGCTGCTGCCTGAAGAGCCGGCCCTGGATTCGCGAGCCTGCGTAGTCTGCGGCACCGAGTTCGTGCCGCAGACCAGTCAGGTCCGGACGTGTGGACGCAGCTGCGGCGGGCGTGCGCGCTTCATCTCGCAACCAGTGCCTGCACCGACCTGCTCGCGATGCGGGGGAACGTCGTGTGGGCTGCGGCTGTGCCAGCCGTGCCGCAATGCCGTCGGTACGCTGCAGGGCAGGCTCCGCACCATCGGCGTGCTCGGGAACAAGCACATCCCCATCGACTACTTGCGGGCATCCGAGGCGCAACGACGGTCTCTGCTGGCGGGCCTGCTCGACACCGACGGAACGGTGACTGCCGGTGGGTCCGTGCAGTTCTCGGTCACCAATCCGGTGTTGGCACATGACTTCGCTGAATTGGTGGTGAGCCTCGGCTATCGAGCCCAGACCTCGACAAAGAGGGTCAAGGGTCGCAGCGAGGCATCGTCGGTCGCGTACACGATCACCTTCGCGACCGAGGACGAGGTCTTCGGTTTGCACCGAAAGGCCGTGCTGCACAAGGAACGGCGCGCCGCGGCGAACACGGCACGGTCAGGTTCGAGGTTCATCGTCGACGTCAGGGCCATCGAGAGCGTCCCGGTCCGGTGCGTCGAGGTCGACAATGTCGACCACATGTACCTGGCCAGCCACGCGATGGTGCCGACGCACAACTCGACGCTGGGCCTGGATTTCCTGCGGTCGTGCTCCATCAAGAATCGTATGGCGAGCATCCTGTTCTCGCTCGAGATGAGCAAGACCGAGATCGTCATGCGTCTGCTGTCGGCAGAGGCGAAGATCAAGCTCGCCGACATGCGCTCGGGCAATATGAGCGACGACGACTGGACCAAGTTGGCGCGCCGCATGAGCGAGATCAGCGAGGCGCCACTGTTCATCGACGATTCGCCGAACCTGACGATGATGGAGATCCGCGCGAAGTCGCGCCGGCTGGCGCAGAAGTCGGATCTACGACTCATCGTCATCGACTACCTACAGCTGATGTCCTCGGGCAAGAAGGTCGAGTCCCGCCAGCAGGAGGTCTCCGAACTGTCCAGGAACATCAAGCTTTTGGCGAAGGAACTCAGCGTCCCAGTGGTCGCCATGAGCCAGCTGAACCGTGGCCCCGAGCAGCGCACCGACAAGAAGCCACAGCTCTCCGATCTCCGCGAGTCGGGCAGCATCGAGCAGGATGCCGACATGGTCGTCCTGCTGAATAGGCCCGATGCCTTCGAGCGCGACGACCCGCGCGGCGGCGAGGCTGATCTCATCATCGCCAAACACCGTGCCGGACCGACGAAGACGATTACCGTCGCGCACCAGCTGCATTTGTCGCGGTTTACGAATATGGCGCACTGA
- a CDS encoding NACHT domain-containing NTPase: protein MVDANKGAAYTVADLIAMRGTHERRAKRKSELDSTLNKYVAQRFAREDQVLFEQVDLNGPSVDSLFVDVPFACRPDAAIAELMQRIALEAPGDVSSDETSEGYVVTGAAQAVLHPEWRSNALLIGGPGQGKSTLLQYVCQFYRARILRNDLYTGQAQQLRDITAADRVPIRLDLREYAKWASNVPAAAKGDKGSRKKARATQESSWKTIEEYIASEISRDSGGRTFKVEDLGILVSTRSVLLALDGLDEVANLKFREEVSTQIVDTQVRLDVDAVDLVILVATRPGGATSALWSSDKFPKLNLRRLTYGLRLQYLQRWAVVAKLSEQATDKLQRTFLENQHVPHIRELGSYPMQLAILLHLLHRRQLLPQRRTELYSEYVKTFLDREQREDKEPLLAEERQVIEDIHAYIGWFIHTQAEEGKNSGTIRRGELKALLRDHLQGRDDGQALAESLFSAFTTRVLCLVEKDPGSGEFQFDVQSLREYFAAVYIFDEAGRDSRDDCLVALLKRPYWSNVCRFFVGKYSKGEVRGMRAVLQDINSEKLFGLHPMLRSTATLFLNDRTFEGQKDGPIQEVVDFILDGPGVVLAVDGLLDVAGSALEFSDRAGRVQAIRHLKARLECYPQANVQVALIASLRRHATKADGIAEWWWGRFEQTSRWFEIASGLGVLGNLGTNDEERLALLLQQYASGSRWVVELLGAGGYTGSGDGVLGVVKDEINDGAVETIRTVAASSSLGRMLTGARAATTRSEPAPADNAGETSRRRVRNKAKATVLSGIVESMEELRVRPSAATSTTDWQRRLLSVANVWGDGWVLRQAIAAIPEESDLDQIAAITQAKHPVVHAALLTETEAREHRKEASWWREGIDHATVDIEVRHWIFSLLTRATSNVVIELADQLVAVLQPLSAKHFDALQEAIYRFRKTTSSGELVLQDALRMQRIKLSPKALWLLRGIATEASVAWIDKRLAESPDKLLSPGIGDLRELARISAGGKVIKFEKFQGLRASLPSGGWASDTRVGALSSTLAEKVLRQPHDWPGDLVQRAVENVEERMLSAIEPVAVVARHENWFGE from the coding sequence ATGGTCGATGCGAACAAAGGCGCAGCCTATACAGTTGCAGATCTCATCGCGATGCGCGGAACGCATGAGCGGAGGGCCAAGCGGAAAAGCGAACTTGATTCGACCCTCAATAAATATGTGGCGCAGCGGTTTGCGCGTGAAGATCAGGTGTTGTTCGAGCAAGTCGATTTGAACGGCCCTAGTGTCGACTCACTCTTCGTGGATGTGCCGTTTGCGTGTCGGCCTGACGCTGCCATCGCCGAGTTAATGCAGCGCATCGCTCTGGAAGCACCCGGTGACGTGTCCTCGGATGAAACTTCAGAAGGCTACGTTGTTACCGGGGCCGCGCAGGCTGTATTACATCCGGAATGGAGAAGCAACGCCCTGCTGATTGGCGGACCAGGGCAGGGAAAGTCGACGCTCCTGCAGTACGTGTGTCAGTTCTATCGTGCTCGAATCCTTCGCAACGACCTCTACACAGGCCAGGCGCAACAACTGCGCGACATCACGGCGGCGGATCGCGTCCCCATTCGCCTAGATCTGCGTGAATATGCGAAATGGGCTAGCAACGTCCCGGCGGCCGCGAAAGGCGATAAAGGAAGCCGCAAGAAGGCCCGTGCTACACAGGAATCTTCGTGGAAAACAATCGAGGAGTACATCGCAAGCGAAATCAGTCGAGACAGCGGCGGACGAACGTTCAAGGTCGAAGACCTCGGAATCCTTGTCTCGACCAGATCTGTTCTGCTCGCGCTCGACGGTCTAGATGAAGTTGCGAATCTCAAGTTCCGCGAAGAAGTGAGTACGCAGATCGTCGACACTCAAGTTCGGCTTGATGTTGACGCTGTCGACCTTGTCATTCTCGTCGCCACCCGCCCAGGAGGGGCCACCTCAGCGTTATGGTCATCTGACAAATTTCCCAAGTTGAATCTTCGGCGCCTCACATATGGTTTGCGGCTGCAGTACCTCCAACGTTGGGCGGTCGTGGCAAAGTTGTCCGAGCAAGCGACCGACAAGCTGCAGCGGACCTTCCTGGAGAATCAACACGTCCCCCATATCCGCGAACTCGGTTCATACCCAATGCAACTCGCGATTCTGCTGCACTTGCTGCATCGCCGACAGCTGCTCCCGCAGCGGCGCACCGAGCTGTACAGCGAGTACGTCAAGACCTTCCTCGACCGAGAGCAGCGCGAAGACAAAGAGCCACTGCTCGCCGAAGAACGCCAGGTAATCGAGGACATCCACGCATACATAGGATGGTTCATCCATACCCAAGCCGAAGAAGGGAAGAACTCGGGGACCATCCGGCGCGGCGAACTCAAGGCTCTTCTGCGCGATCATCTGCAAGGCCGGGACGACGGACAAGCTCTCGCTGAGAGTTTGTTCTCGGCGTTCACCACTCGCGTCCTATGTCTTGTGGAAAAGGACCCTGGGTCCGGCGAGTTTCAGTTCGATGTCCAGTCACTTCGGGAGTACTTCGCAGCCGTCTACATCTTCGACGAGGCGGGCCGTGACTCACGGGACGACTGCCTCGTTGCTCTATTGAAGAGACCTTACTGGTCCAATGTCTGCAGGTTCTTCGTGGGCAAGTATTCCAAGGGCGAAGTCCGCGGCATGCGCGCTGTGCTTCAAGACATCAACTCGGAGAAACTGTTTGGCCTGCACCCCATGTTGCGATCCACAGCGACACTCTTTCTGAACGATCGCACATTCGAAGGTCAGAAAGACGGCCCCATACAGGAAGTCGTCGACTTCATTCTCGACGGTCCCGGCGTCGTGCTCGCTGTAGACGGGCTGTTGGACGTGGCAGGCTCGGCACTCGAATTCTCCGATCGCGCAGGACGAGTTCAAGCCATCCGTCACCTGAAGGCGCGCCTAGAGTGCTATCCGCAGGCCAATGTGCAAGTAGCGTTGATTGCTAGCCTTCGGCGTCACGCGACAAAGGCTGATGGTATCGCCGAGTGGTGGTGGGGTCGTTTCGAGCAAACGTCGCGGTGGTTTGAAATAGCGAGTGGGTTAGGCGTTCTCGGCAACCTCGGAACGAATGACGAAGAGCGATTGGCTTTGCTCCTCCAACAGTACGCATCAGGCTCGCGTTGGGTAGTCGAGCTTCTGGGCGCCGGCGGATACACCGGATCAGGCGACGGTGTCCTAGGCGTCGTCAAAGACGAGATCAATGACGGTGCCGTGGAAACGATTCGTACTGTGGCTGCGTCGTCATCGCTTGGACGCATGCTGACTGGCGCGCGGGCGGCGACGACCCGCTCGGAGCCGGCGCCCGCAGACAACGCTGGCGAGACCTCGCGTCGGAGGGTGCGAAACAAGGCTAAAGCCACTGTGCTGTCCGGCATTGTCGAATCCATGGAAGAACTGCGAGTTCGCCCATCGGCGGCTACATCTACGACCGACTGGCAGCGCCGTCTTCTTAGTGTCGCCAACGTCTGGGGTGACGGGTGGGTACTTCGCCAGGCGATCGCCGCCATACCTGAAGAGTCTGACCTCGATCAGATCGCCGCGATCACGCAGGCAAAACACCCTGTAGTGCACGCGGCTCTGCTAACAGAGACCGAAGCACGAGAGCACCGCAAAGAAGCGTCATGGTGGCGCGAAGGCATCGACCACGCCACTGTTGACATCGAAGTTCGACACTGGATCTTCTCGCTTCTGACGCGAGCAACCTCCAATGTGGTGATCGAACTGGCTGATCAACTCGTCGCTGTTCTCCAGCCGCTATCGGCGAAGCACTTCGACGCACTCCAAGAGGCGATTTATCGCTTCCGGAAGACGACGTCAAGTGGCGAGTTGGTGTTGCAGGACGCGCTGCGGATGCAGCGCATCAAGTTGTCGCCCAAGGCGCTTTGGCTGTTGCGCGGGATAGCAACTGAAGCGAGCGTCGCCTGGATCGACAAGCGCTTGGCTGAGTCTCCCGACAAACTTCTCTCGCCGGGTATCGGCGATCTGCGCGAGTTGGCGAGGATCTCGGCCGGAGGGAAGGTGATCAAATTCGAGAAATTCCAGGGCCTGCGCGCTTCCCTCCCGTCAGGTGGATGGGCCAGCGACACAAGGGTGGGTGCCCTGAGTTCGACGCTCGCCGAGAAGGTTCTCCGGCAGCCTCACGATTGGCCCGGCGATCTGGTGCAGCGCGCAGTAGAGAACGTTGAGGAACGGATGCTATCGGCAATTGAACCCGTGGCTGTGGTTGCTCGCCATGAGAATTGGTTTGGCGAGTAG
- a CDS encoding TnsA-like heteromeric transposase endonuclease subunit, with protein sequence MHQATPAMFRDVLPWRTFRWFYGQRHYSGSYWASTMAAHVIYESRLELARLLLADFETSVNHIVAQPFMIHGRLCGKIRHHIPDYLLLTADGPVVVDVKRADLLDDHAVAETFEWVRVAVAAMGWSFEVASEQPRVMMDNVRFLAGFRRRTSINDSALSQLRTQRLDGASVGEAIRGVQGAEPLARAALLHMLWTRELLTDLSVVLSSESVLSAPSSS encoded by the coding sequence ATGCATCAGGCGACCCCAGCGATGTTTCGAGATGTTCTGCCGTGGCGAACGTTTCGTTGGTTCTACGGGCAGCGTCACTACTCGGGCAGCTATTGGGCCTCAACGATGGCTGCCCATGTTATTTATGAGTCACGTTTGGAACTGGCTCGGTTGCTGCTGGCTGACTTCGAGACATCCGTGAATCATATTGTGGCGCAGCCGTTCATGATACACGGGCGACTGTGCGGAAAGATTCGTCATCACATTCCGGACTATCTGCTGCTCACCGCCGACGGTCCGGTGGTTGTAGACGTGAAGCGTGCCGACTTGCTCGACGATCACGCGGTGGCCGAGACGTTCGAATGGGTGCGCGTCGCTGTAGCCGCTATGGGCTGGTCATTCGAGGTCGCGAGTGAGCAGCCGCGCGTGATGATGGACAACGTCCGCTTCCTGGCCGGTTTCCGTCGGCGCACATCGATCAACGACTCCGCGCTGAGCCAACTTCGAACGCAGAGGCTGGACGGAGCTTCGGTGGGCGAGGCAATCCGCGGCGTTCAAGGTGCAGAACCGCTGGCCCGCGCCGCGCTACTACACATGTTGTGGACCCGAGAACTGCTCACCGACCTATCAGTGGTCCTGTCTTCGGAATCAGTTCTCTCAGCGCCGAGTTCATCGTGA